A region of the uncultured Fretibacterium sp. genome:
TTACGAGGGCGGGTTTCTCCGGCTGGCCTGTACAATGAGTGGGAACCCCCATCCCGGCTGTCCTGCGGAGCGGGGGGAGCGGGGACCCCGTTTTCGGATTTGGGGTCCCCGGGAAGGAGTGGAGGTTTTGAGGCTTTTACAGGATCCGATGATGTTGCTGCTGACGCTGCCCGCCGTGCTGTGGGCGATATCGTTCCATGAGTTCTGCCACGGCTATGCGGCCAAGCTGGTGGGAGACCCCACGGCCGAGCGGTCGGGACGGCTCTCCCTGAATCCCCTGGACCATTTCGACCTTGTGGGGACGCTCATGCTCCTGCTCGTGGGGTTCGGGTGGGCAAAGCCCGTCCCGATCAATACGCGCTACTTCCGCCATCCGCGCCGGGACCTCGTCATCGTCTCCCTGGCCGGGGTCGCGGGGAACATCCTGACGGCGGTCGTCTGCGTGCTGTTCCTGCGCTTCCTGGGGGAGCCCTGGTACCGCCTTGCCGGAAGGGCCGGCATCACGGTTCTGATTCAGATGATCGCCATCAACGTGGGGTTGGCCGCCTTCAACCTGATCCCCGTCCCGCCGCTCGACGGCTCGAGGGTGCTGGAGGCCTTTCTGCCCTTCAGGTACCTGCGGTACTATTACTGGCTGGAGCGGTACGGCATGATCATCCTTCTGGTCCTTCTGATGACGGGGATCGTCGACGTCCTCTTCAACCCGATCTTTAGCCTGCTGTGGGGCCTGCTCCCCTTCGGCTTCCCCTCCTGATCCCAGGAGCTGGGAGCTCCGCCGCCAATGTTTCGTGAGGACGAGGGCCGAAGAGAGCTCCAAGAAAATAAATAAAAGTAAACTATATATTTATTTGTTGACTTTTTGTTTATTGTTCTCTATACTTCTTGTCGTCGGGGGTGAATCCCTCGGCGCTCCTGTTTTTTTTCGTGGGCGGGATTTCGAGGTCGAAGATGACCTTTCGGCCGTGGAGTTTCGGTCGACCTTCGATAAGGGGTCTTCGATACCAAATGGGTTCTTCGATACTAATCCAGGAAGGAAGTTTTAGAGATGGCGGGCAAGAAGGGCAAGGTCGTCCTTGCGTACAGCGGCGGTCTGGACACCTCGGTGGCGGTGGTCTGGCTCTCGGAGCAGGGGTACGACGTGGTCACGATGACGGCGGACGTGGGGCAGAAGGTTATCGACCTCGAGGCGGCGAAGAGCAAGGCCCTGCACAGCGGCGCCGTGAAGGCCTATATCTTCGATCTGAAAAAGACCTTCGTCGAGAATTATGTCTGGCCCTCGCTGAAGGCCAACGGGATGTATCAGGGGACCTATCCTCTGACCTCGGCCCTGTCCCGACCTCTGATCGCCAAGACCCTGGTGGATATCGCCAACAAGGAGGGGGCCGTGGCGGTCGCCCACGGCTGCACCGGGAAGGGGCAGGACCAGGTGCGCATCGAGGTCTGCGCCACGGCGCTGAATCCCAGGCTGGAGGTCCTGGCGCCGGTCCGGGACTGGCACTTCAGCCGTGAGGCCGAGATGGACTATGCCGTGAAGCACGGGATTCCCGTCAAGGCGACGGCCAGCTCCCCCTACAGCATCGACGAGAACCTCTGGGGCCGCTCCATCGAGTGCGGCATGCTGGAGGATCCGTGGAATGAGCCGCCGGAGGACGCCTATGAGCTAACGGCCAACCCTCTGGATGCACCCAACGAGCCGGACTTCGTGGAGATTGCCTTCGAGCGCGGGCTTCCGGTCGCACTGAACGGCGAGAGGATGGACGGGGTCAGCCTGATTCTCAAGTTGAACGAACTGGCCGGCAAACACGGCGTGGGCCGCGTCGACATGGTCGAGGACCGGCTGGTCGGCTTCAAGAGCCGCGAGGTCTACGAGTGCCCCGGCCCCATCACGCTGCTGAACGCCCACAGGGCCCTGGAGACCATGACGCTGGACAAGCGCGTGCTCATCTCGAAGAGGGAGCTCGAGGTGCGTTTTGCGGAGCTGACCTACGAGGGCTATTGGTTCTCGCCGCTCAGGGACTGCATCGGGGCCTTTATCGACGAGACTCAGAAGTATGTGAGCGGCACG
Encoded here:
- a CDS encoding site-2 protease family protein — translated: MRLLQDPMMLLLTLPAVLWAISFHEFCHGYAAKLVGDPTAERSGRLSLNPLDHFDLVGTLMLLLVGFGWAKPVPINTRYFRHPRRDLVIVSLAGVAGNILTAVVCVLFLRFLGEPWYRLAGRAGITVLIQMIAINVGLAAFNLIPVPPLDGSRVLEAFLPFRYLRYYYWLERYGMIILLVLLMTGIVDVLFNPIFSLLWGLLPFGFPS
- a CDS encoding argininosuccinate synthase, translated to MAGKKGKVVLAYSGGLDTSVAVVWLSEQGYDVVTMTADVGQKVIDLEAAKSKALHSGAVKAYIFDLKKTFVENYVWPSLKANGMYQGTYPLTSALSRPLIAKTLVDIANKEGAVAVAHGCTGKGQDQVRIEVCATALNPRLEVLAPVRDWHFSREAEMDYAVKHGIPVKATASSPYSIDENLWGRSIECGMLEDPWNEPPEDAYELTANPLDAPNEPDFVEIAFERGLPVALNGERMDGVSLILKLNELAGKHGVGRVDMVEDRLVGFKSREVYECPGPITLLNAHRALETMTLDKRVLISKRELEVRFAELTYEGYWFSPLRDCIGAFIDETQKYVSGTVKVRLFKGQAVVRGMKAGKTIYRHDLATYSEGDAFDHSAAVGFIKIWGLPVRTWTSTFPRDDKEELPIEA